From one Streptomyces sp. CA-210063 genomic stretch:
- a CDS encoding LamG-like jellyroll fold domain-containing protein, with the protein MPSADRSARRRAPAAVALTLGAGLLASPAVPAQAAEAPQPAARYTFDEDDLASGRITDSSGNGLTATLVNGSTARSVAGADGGKALALPGGAPTSDGAYVRLPRELLGDASDLTVSARVKWSDDKSSWQRIFDLGTNTTTYLFTTPYSGNGVLRTAVTTGGGGAEAQVNGYAMLPADAWKTVTVTLDTSAGRVTTYLDGVPVSSAETGVKAKDLLDASATAAGYIGKSFWPDPLLKGAIDDFTVWHSALSPEQVAGTVGDVPTVQELSKTSFEVRTTTGTAPSLPAAVRSSFSDGYDRDTPITWDAVPSDAYDRPGTFTVAGTAAGRAVKATVTVVREGQLTVDLGSDTGAFHGGASGTLYGVFGPDVPTNNLMEGMGLRTVSTKAQDGPQHPGADALEVVKPLADSTDGDVYIYMTDIHRGFPYQWPGDTPEEKIELYKEKIAQQVDQVLKLPEQYQDNIVFVPFNEPEGNMFGTGEWSYNKVSWLNDPDDFLAAWDDAYQLIKSRMPDARIAGPNTSVLYDQVKGFLTHTLAAGTLPEVITWHELSHPEAVRESVAKYRGWEKELFKGTSREGTRLPININEYAFNYHTSVPGQMIQWVSAIEESKVDADIAYWNIDGNLSDSAVQSGRGNGQWWLLNAYASMSGHTVTVTPPFPGENYTMQGVATLDEKKRQARLVFGGSTGKGHITFTGVPEKLFGQRAHAWVREIEWSGQVGDSSGPKLLTEKDLKVGDDGTVVVDFGAGGLPTLKESSAYEIVLSPAGKAKGTQSPPASWQASYEAEDAAHTGAGHSRNGPEGSPRDVSKFYTSGGYSVGGLRTGSDVTLDFTVEVPEDGTYDLSVFANSLNTLDKVKEQGPTNVFLRVDGEAAGEQELYLPLGYKWVVWDHTDTKVRLSKGKHTLTLATKSLDGERATKGDAIVDRLTLSLPEASAATQVYEGELAWLDGGAQPVYELPQQAGTSATGSGAARLAKNQTATFWVYSPADREATLKVDTLGGTGARLSVNGHDVLRLAKGRSGVAVSLSGGVNKVTLTGGSSATLVDRLTVTPSQGALPARTYEARDAALAGSATLTPLSLATDGTAITGIGGDPGNGNTATFTVAADRAGLYALRVRYSNPEQSEATHYNPDPLARHADITVNGGGTRRVGFPHSFHQNNFWELTVPVQLKKGQNTIAFRSEELPNFDGTGYASDTFPGVLLRSRHAPLIDRITVAPYAREVR; encoded by the coding sequence ATGCCATCCGCTGACAGATCCGCCCGGCGCCGCGCCCCGGCCGCCGTGGCTCTGACTCTCGGCGCGGGCCTGCTGGCCTCACCCGCCGTCCCCGCGCAGGCGGCCGAGGCCCCCCAGCCCGCCGCCCGCTACACCTTCGACGAGGACGACCTCGCCTCCGGCAGGATCACCGACAGCTCCGGCAACGGCCTGACGGCGACCCTGGTGAACGGCTCCACCGCGCGGTCCGTCGCGGGCGCGGACGGCGGCAAGGCGCTGGCCCTGCCCGGCGGAGCGCCCACCTCCGACGGCGCGTACGTCCGGCTGCCCCGCGAACTGCTCGGCGACGCGAGCGACTTGACGGTCTCCGCCCGGGTGAAGTGGAGCGACGACAAGTCGTCCTGGCAGCGGATCTTCGATCTGGGCACCAACACCACCACGTACCTCTTCACCACCCCGTACAGCGGGAACGGGGTCCTGCGCACCGCCGTCACCACGGGCGGAGGGGGTGCGGAGGCGCAGGTCAACGGGTACGCGATGCTTCCGGCGGACGCGTGGAAGACGGTCACCGTCACCCTCGACACCTCCGCCGGCCGGGTCACCACCTACCTCGACGGCGTGCCGGTCTCCTCCGCCGAGACCGGCGTCAAGGCCAAGGACCTGCTGGACGCCTCGGCCACGGCCGCCGGATACATCGGCAAGTCCTTCTGGCCGGACCCGCTGCTCAAGGGCGCGATCGACGACTTCACCGTGTGGCACTCGGCGCTCAGCCCCGAGCAGGTGGCCGGTACGGTCGGGGACGTGCCGACCGTCCAGGAGCTCTCGAAGACGTCGTTCGAGGTCCGCACGACGACCGGGACCGCCCCGTCCCTCCCCGCCGCCGTCCGCTCCTCCTTCTCCGACGGCTACGACCGCGACACGCCGATCACCTGGGACGCCGTACCGTCCGACGCGTACGACCGGCCGGGGACGTTCACGGTGGCGGGAACGGCGGCCGGGCGTGCCGTGAAGGCGACGGTCACCGTGGTCCGCGAGGGGCAGCTCACCGTCGATCTCGGCTCGGACACCGGAGCGTTCCACGGCGGCGCCTCCGGCACCCTCTACGGCGTGTTCGGCCCGGACGTCCCCACCAACAACCTGATGGAGGGCATGGGCCTGCGCACGGTCTCCACCAAGGCGCAGGACGGCCCGCAGCACCCCGGTGCCGACGCGCTGGAGGTGGTGAAGCCGCTGGCCGACTCCACCGACGGTGATGTGTACATCTACATGACCGACATCCACCGCGGCTTCCCGTACCAGTGGCCGGGCGACACCCCCGAGGAGAAGATCGAGCTCTACAAGGAGAAGATCGCCCAGCAGGTCGACCAGGTCCTGAAGCTTCCGGAGCAGTACCAGGACAACATCGTCTTCGTGCCGTTCAACGAGCCCGAGGGCAACATGTTCGGCACCGGCGAGTGGAGCTACAACAAGGTCAGCTGGCTGAACGACCCGGACGACTTCCTCGCCGCCTGGGACGACGCCTACCAGCTCATCAAGAGCAGGATGCCCGACGCCCGCATCGCCGGCCCCAACACCAGCGTCCTGTACGACCAGGTGAAGGGCTTCCTCACCCACACCCTGGCCGCCGGCACCCTCCCGGAGGTGATCACCTGGCACGAGCTGAGCCACCCGGAGGCGGTGCGCGAGAGCGTCGCCAAGTACCGGGGCTGGGAGAAGGAACTGTTCAAGGGCACCTCGCGTGAGGGCACCCGACTCCCCATCAACATCAACGAGTACGCCTTCAACTACCACACCTCCGTTCCCGGCCAGATGATCCAGTGGGTGTCCGCCATCGAGGAGTCCAAGGTGGACGCCGACATCGCGTACTGGAACATCGACGGCAACCTCTCCGACTCCGCCGTGCAGTCGGGCCGCGGCAACGGCCAGTGGTGGCTGCTGAACGCGTACGCCTCGATGAGCGGACACACCGTCACCGTGACCCCGCCGTTCCCCGGCGAGAACTACACCATGCAGGGCGTCGCCACGCTCGACGAGAAGAAGCGGCAGGCGCGGCTGGTCTTCGGCGGGTCCACCGGCAAGGGTCACATCACGTTCACGGGCGTCCCGGAGAAGCTCTTCGGCCAACGCGCGCACGCCTGGGTGCGGGAGATCGAGTGGAGCGGACAGGTGGGCGACTCCTCCGGCCCGAAGCTGCTCACCGAGAAGGACCTGAAGGTGGGTGACGACGGCACGGTCGTCGTCGACTTCGGTGCCGGCGGGCTGCCGACGCTGAAGGAGTCGTCGGCGTACGAGATCGTCCTCAGCCCGGCCGGGAAGGCGAAGGGCACGCAGTCGCCGCCCGCGTCCTGGCAGGCGTCGTACGAGGCGGAGGACGCCGCCCACACCGGGGCGGGCCACTCGAGGAACGGTCCGGAGGGCTCGCCACGCGACGTGTCGAAGTTCTACACCTCCGGCGGCTACAGCGTGGGCGGCCTGCGCACCGGCTCGGACGTCACGCTCGACTTCACGGTGGAGGTGCCCGAGGACGGCACGTACGACCTGAGTGTCTTCGCCAACTCCCTCAACACCTTGGACAAGGTGAAGGAGCAGGGCCCCACCAACGTCTTCCTGCGCGTGGACGGCGAGGCGGCCGGCGAGCAGGAGCTGTATCTGCCGCTGGGCTACAAGTGGGTGGTGTGGGACCACACCGACACGAAGGTCCGTCTCAGCAAGGGCAAGCACACCCTGACGCTGGCCACGAAGAGCCTCGACGGTGAGCGCGCCACCAAGGGTGACGCCATCGTCGACCGCCTCACCCTCTCCCTCCCCGAGGCGTCGGCCGCCACGCAGGTCTACGAGGGCGAGTTGGCGTGGCTGGACGGCGGGGCACAGCCCGTCTACGAGCTGCCGCAGCAGGCCGGAACCTCGGCGACCGGCTCGGGCGCGGCCCGGCTCGCGAAGAACCAGACCGCCACGTTCTGGGTCTACTCGCCCGCCGACCGCGAGGCCACGCTCAAGGTCGACACCCTCGGCGGCACGGGAGCCCGGCTCTCCGTCAACGGCCACGACGTCCTGCGCCTGGCCAAGGGCAGGAGCGGCGTCGCCGTCTCCCTCTCGGGCGGCGTCAACAAGGTGACACTGACCGGGGGTTCGTCCGCCACCCTCGTCGACCGCCTCACGGTCACGCCGTCACAGGGCGCGCTCCCTGCGCGTACATACGAGGCGCGGGACGCCGCGCTCGCGGGCTCGGCCACGCTCACCCCGCTCTCCCTGGCCACCGACGGCACGGCGATCACCGGCATCGGTGGCGACCCGGGCAACGGCAACACGGCGACGTTCACCGTCGCCGCGGACCGGGCCGGTCTGTACGCGCTGCGCGTCCGCTACTCCAACCCCGAGCAGTCCGAGGCCACGCACTACAACCCGGACCCGCTGGCCCGCCACGCCGACATCACCGTCAACGGCGGTGGGACGCGGCGCGTCGGCTTCCCGCACAGCTTCCACCAGAACAACTTCTGGGAGCTGACCGTCCCCGTCCAGCTCAAGAAGGGGCAGAACACGATCGCCTTCCGCTCCGAGGAACTGCCGAACTTCGACGGCACCGGCTACGCCTCGGACACCTTCCCCGGGGTGCTGCTCCGCT
- a CDS encoding LacI family DNA-binding transcriptional regulator yields MNIGEIAKRAGVSRSTVSYALSGKRPVSEDTRRRIQRVVDELGYRPSASARALANGRTRTIGLVFPPAGNHYTGMQLDFIGSVVEAAAAHDYDVLLSPSGMDSDRSFQRLLGERRVDGAILMEIRLEDDRVDHLTALDFPSVAIGRTARPEGGWWVGLDHTALVERCVHHLADLGHRRVAFVNRPEQLLRTGYESAHRGLDGFTKAAAERGLTVRTYCCGDDASSGQTCVERILHDDPATTALVTLNEAALGGLYRGLAEAGRHVPRDFSVTGVVAGRWAETVTPQLTAADVPAAEMGRLAVDLLVERFDQPDTPPRHHLLAPPISLRASTGPAGATPSADAGSDTTP; encoded by the coding sequence GTGAACATCGGTGAGATCGCCAAGCGGGCCGGTGTCTCGCGGAGCACCGTGTCCTACGCGTTGAGCGGCAAGCGCCCGGTCTCCGAGGACACGCGCCGGCGGATCCAGCGGGTCGTCGACGAGCTGGGTTACCGGCCCAGCGCCAGTGCCCGCGCCCTGGCCAACGGGCGGACCCGCACGATCGGCCTGGTCTTCCCGCCGGCCGGGAACCACTACACGGGGATGCAGCTGGACTTCATCGGCAGCGTGGTGGAGGCCGCCGCGGCCCACGACTACGACGTGCTGCTGTCCCCCAGCGGCATGGACAGCGACCGTTCCTTCCAGCGGTTGCTGGGGGAGCGGCGGGTGGACGGCGCGATCCTGATGGAGATCAGGCTGGAGGACGACCGGGTCGACCATCTCACCGCCCTGGACTTCCCCTCCGTCGCCATCGGCCGTACCGCCCGTCCCGAAGGCGGTTGGTGGGTGGGCCTCGACCACACCGCGCTGGTCGAGCGTTGCGTCCACCACCTGGCGGATCTCGGCCACCGCCGGGTCGCCTTCGTCAACCGTCCCGAGCAGCTGCTGCGGACCGGGTACGAGTCCGCGCACCGCGGCCTGGACGGCTTCACGAAGGCCGCGGCCGAGCGTGGGCTGACGGTCCGGACGTACTGCTGCGGGGACGACGCCTCCTCCGGCCAGACCTGTGTGGAAAGGATCCTGCACGACGACCCGGCCACCACGGCCCTGGTCACGCTGAACGAGGCCGCGCTGGGCGGCCTCTACCGGGGGCTGGCCGAGGCCGGACGCCATGTGCCGCGCGACTTCTCCGTCACCGGGGTCGTGGCCGGCCGGTGGGCGGAGACGGTGACCCCGCAGCTCACCGCGGCGGACGTACCGGCGGCCGAGATGGGCCGTCTCGCCGTCGACCTGCTGGTGGAGCGGTTCGACCAGCCCGACACGCCGCCCCGGCACCACCTGCTCGCACCGCCGATCTCCCTGCGGGCCAGCACCGGACCCGCGGGAGCCACGCCCAGCGCGGACGCCGGGTCCGATACGACGCCCTGA
- a CDS encoding sugar ABC transporter substrate-binding protein has protein sequence MNSFSRQRRLTAAALTALAVATSVTACGSGSGGTGTKAADSGTYTVWDPYPQFDKGSAWAKLLDDCGTEAGVKIKRTAFDTSDLSNKALLAAQQDNSADILIVDNPVVSTLAEAGVLTTTDDNKLDTSKADPNLLAAGQSGGKTYGTPIGANTLALYYNEKVLKEAGVDIASVKDWASLTAALDKVEKAGKKGITFSAIGTEEGSFQFLPWFWGSGAQLTDLDSAEAVSALTLWSDWLKKGYAPNSVINNTQTTSWQEFATGDYAFAENGTWQLANAEKAGFEYGVIPVPGADGGNAAAPTGGEFVTLPVQGDTGRYTTSQKLATCLTSTENLYDTDTTLSYVAPTSEVQDKQVAANAELKPWVEAVKAAKGRTSDDLGTTYPKISEQMWKAVQSALSGSQSPKDALSAAQSAVK, from the coding sequence ATGAACAGCTTCTCCAGACAGCGCCGTCTGACCGCCGCGGCCCTGACCGCCCTGGCCGTTGCCACCAGCGTCACCGCCTGCGGCTCCGGCTCGGGCGGCACCGGGACGAAGGCCGCGGACAGCGGCACGTACACCGTCTGGGACCCGTACCCGCAGTTCGACAAGGGCTCGGCCTGGGCGAAGCTGCTGGACGACTGCGGCACCGAGGCCGGCGTGAAGATCAAGCGGACCGCGTTCGACACCAGCGACCTGTCGAACAAGGCGCTGCTGGCGGCGCAGCAGGACAACTCCGCGGACATCCTCATCGTCGACAACCCCGTCGTGTCGACCCTGGCCGAGGCCGGCGTCCTCACCACGACCGACGACAACAAGCTGGACACCTCCAAGGCAGACCCCAACCTGCTCGCGGCCGGCCAGTCGGGCGGGAAGACATACGGCACGCCGATCGGCGCCAACACCCTCGCCCTCTACTACAACGAGAAGGTGCTCAAGGAAGCCGGCGTGGACATCGCCTCGGTCAAGGACTGGGCGTCGCTGACGGCCGCGCTGGACAAGGTCGAGAAGGCGGGCAAGAAGGGCATCACCTTCTCGGCGATCGGAACGGAGGAGGGCAGCTTCCAGTTCCTGCCGTGGTTCTGGGGCTCGGGCGCCCAGCTGACCGACCTCGACTCCGCCGAGGCCGTCTCGGCGCTGACGCTGTGGAGCGACTGGCTGAAGAAGGGGTACGCGCCCAACTCGGTCATCAACAACACCCAGACGACCAGCTGGCAGGAGTTCGCGACCGGCGACTACGCCTTCGCCGAGAACGGCACCTGGCAGCTCGCGAACGCCGAGAAGGCGGGCTTCGAGTACGGCGTCATCCCCGTCCCCGGCGCCGACGGTGGCAACGCCGCCGCCCCGACCGGCGGCGAGTTCGTCACCCTCCCCGTCCAGGGCGACACCGGCCGCTACACCACCTCCCAGAAGCTGGCGACCTGTCTGACCAGCACCGAGAACCTGTACGACACCGACACCACGCTGTCCTACGTGGCGCCCACCAGTGAGGTCCAGGACAAGCAGGTGGCGGCGAACGCCGAGCTGAAGCCGTGGGTCGAGGCGGTGAAGGCGGCCAAGGGGCGCACCAGCGACGACCTGGGCACCACGTACCCGAAGATCTCCGAGCAGATGTGGAAGGCCGTCCAGTCCGCCCTCAGCGGCTCGCAGTCCCCGAAGGACGCGCTGAGCGCCGCCCAGTCCGCCGTCAAGTGA
- a CDS encoding carbohydrate ABC transporter permease, with translation MSHTTQVPYRRPVSGHSGAAPAAAPPRVRRRPGSQQWAAWAFLAPVTLYLVLFYAYPLYRNLDLSLRDYTVRSFVQGDAPFTGLENYRTVLDDPAFAPALLHTVVFTVVCLLFQYVIGLALAVFFTQHFRLSATLRALFLVPWLLPLIVSASTWSWMLNSESGIVNAALGVVGIDPVNWLTSPSWSLTSVIIANIWIGVPFNLVVLYSGLQSIPAGLYEAAALDGAGAWRRFWSITFPLLRPVSAITLLLGLVYTLKVFDIIWIMTKGGPAESSTTFATWSYQLGFGNLVPAFGPGAAVGNLLVVAALVFGLIHVRVQRKQALS, from the coding sequence ATGAGCCACACGACACAAGTGCCGTACCGCCGGCCCGTGTCCGGTCACAGCGGTGCGGCCCCCGCCGCCGCACCGCCCCGGGTCCGGCGTCGCCCCGGCTCCCAGCAGTGGGCCGCCTGGGCCTTCCTCGCCCCGGTGACCCTCTACCTCGTCCTCTTCTACGCCTATCCGCTCTACCGCAACCTCGATCTGAGCCTGCGCGACTACACCGTCCGCTCCTTCGTCCAGGGCGACGCGCCGTTCACGGGCCTGGAGAACTACCGGACCGTCCTCGACGACCCGGCCTTCGCCCCGGCCCTGCTGCACACGGTCGTGTTCACCGTCGTCTGCCTCCTCTTCCAGTACGTCATCGGCCTGGCCCTCGCGGTCTTCTTCACCCAGCACTTCCGGCTCTCCGCCACCCTGCGAGCTCTGTTCCTGGTGCCCTGGCTGCTGCCGCTGATCGTGTCGGCCTCCACCTGGTCGTGGATGCTCAACAGCGAATCGGGCATCGTCAACGCCGCGTTGGGCGTCGTAGGCATCGACCCGGTGAACTGGCTGACCTCACCGTCCTGGTCGCTGACCTCCGTGATCATCGCCAACATCTGGATCGGCGTGCCGTTCAACCTGGTCGTGCTGTACAGCGGCCTGCAGTCCATACCGGCGGGGCTGTACGAGGCCGCCGCCCTCGACGGGGCGGGTGCCTGGCGGCGGTTTTGGAGCATCACCTTCCCGCTGCTGCGTCCGGTGTCCGCGATCACGCTGCTCCTCGGGCTGGTCTACACGCTCAAGGTCTTCGACATCATCTGGATCATGACCAAGGGAGGCCCCGCCGAGTCGTCCACGACCTTCGCCACCTGGTCCTACCAGCTCGGTTTCGGCAACCTCGTGCCCGCCTTCGGCCCGGGCGCGGCCGTCGGCAACCTGCTCGTCGTCGCCGCCCTCGTCTTCGGCCTGATCCACGTCCGCGTCCAGAGAAAGCAGGCGCTGTCATGA
- a CDS encoding carbohydrate ABC transporter permease, which yields MSRSDRRTRGATTVRGRTWGKTAIGLLLTGIMLFPVYWMLNVSLTRDQDLRKSPPDLFPTHGTLDGYRKVLDEQLPYLGTSLVIGLGTVVLTLALAAPAGYALAKLRPRGGGVLGFVLLAAQMIPGIIMAMGFYAIYLSLGLLQSVPGLIVADSTLAVPFAVLIFTAFMSGIPGELLQAAKTDGAGPLRTFWSIVLPMSRNAVVTVSLFAFLWSWSDFVFAGTLVNGGTHEPITLGIYHYIGNNNQEWNAIMATAVVASLPAAVILVLAQRCVAAGVTAGAVKD from the coding sequence ATGAGCCGAAGCGACAGGCGCACGCGGGGAGCGACGACCGTCCGCGGGCGCACCTGGGGAAAGACGGCCATCGGCCTCCTGCTGACCGGGATCATGCTCTTCCCCGTCTACTGGATGCTCAACGTGTCCCTCACCCGCGACCAGGACCTGCGCAAGAGCCCGCCCGACCTGTTCCCCACCCACGGCACACTGGACGGCTACCGCAAGGTGCTGGACGAGCAGTTGCCCTACCTCGGCACCAGCCTCGTCATCGGCCTCGGCACGGTCGTCCTGACCTTGGCCCTCGCCGCACCCGCCGGATACGCGCTGGCCAAGCTGCGCCCGCGCGGCGGCGGCGTCCTCGGCTTCGTCCTGCTGGCCGCCCAGATGATCCCCGGCATCATCATGGCCATGGGCTTCTACGCCATCTACCTCAGCCTCGGCCTGCTCCAGTCGGTCCCCGGCCTGATCGTCGCCGACTCCACCCTGGCCGTCCCCTTCGCGGTACTCATCTTCACCGCGTTCATGTCCGGCATCCCCGGCGAACTGCTCCAGGCCGCGAAGACCGACGGCGCCGGGCCGCTGCGCACCTTCTGGTCGATCGTCCTGCCCATGAGCCGCAACGCCGTCGTCACGGTGTCCCTCTTCGCGTTCCTGTGGTCCTGGTCCGACTTCGTCTTCGCCGGCACGCTCGTCAACGGCGGCACCCACGAGCCGATCACCCTCGGCATCTACCACTACATAGGCAACAACAACCAGGAGTGGAACGCCATCATGGCCACCGCCGTCGTGGCCTCACTACCGGCCGCGGTGATCCTCGTCCTCGCCCAGCGCTGCGTCGCCGCCGGTGTGACCGCCGGCGCGGTCAAGGACTGA
- a CDS encoding amylo-alpha-1,6-glucosidase — protein MTAARSGPAFSVHDIPFSTYGSWFDISPVVAEKTRADDLHLVSHQNGMHAVLRLVPLDAATGERAETRVEARPGLLSWISAAGRIDLAYESPDTVRLRGAGLSLSVAAAARTLTPFGGTYFFHDAAADAYVFTSYETGRRYRVTVLAGTVADTFGSQALGGADRGLTVADTDGPWEIAVEELDTARPPYAATAAFDKVVESARNSFADFVDTVAPWRSSATPAAELAAYVVWSATVRPAGLVTRPAVLMSKHWMDKVWSWDHCFNALALAPGCPELARDQFHLPFDHQDETGALPDSVTHSEVLHNFVKPPIHGWAFARLRRRLTTPPDRAELAGTYDRLGRWTEFWLTARRAPGAALPHYQHGNDSGWDNATTFDPERVVVTADLAAFLVLQLRELAALATHLDRPDEARRWTLTAEATQAAMFDELWTGDRFVARGVASGDTWHSAGLLDLMPIVLGEHLPDDVSGVLADRIEAHLTPYGLATELPTSPHYLADGYWRGPIWAPATVLVEDGLRRGGHHRLADEISARFRALCETHGFAENFDALTGTGLRDRAYTWTASSYLLLAEAHENPQARDS, from the coding sequence ATGACCGCCGCCCGATCCGGCCCGGCCTTCTCCGTCCACGACATCCCGTTCAGCACGTACGGATCCTGGTTCGACATCTCCCCCGTGGTGGCGGAGAAGACCCGTGCCGATGATCTCCACCTGGTCTCGCACCAGAACGGCATGCACGCCGTCCTGCGCCTCGTGCCGCTCGACGCCGCGACGGGCGAGCGGGCCGAGACCCGCGTGGAGGCGAGACCGGGGCTGCTGAGCTGGATCAGCGCGGCCGGCCGTATCGATCTCGCCTACGAGTCGCCGGACACCGTACGCCTGCGCGGTGCGGGCCTGTCGCTCAGCGTCGCGGCGGCGGCCCGGACGCTGACCCCGTTCGGCGGCACCTACTTCTTCCACGACGCGGCCGCCGACGCGTACGTGTTCACGTCGTACGAGACCGGACGCCGCTACCGCGTCACCGTGCTCGCCGGCACGGTGGCCGACACGTTCGGCAGTCAGGCCCTGGGCGGTGCCGACCGTGGCCTCACCGTCGCCGACACGGACGGTCCCTGGGAGATCGCGGTCGAGGAACTCGACACGGCCCGCCCGCCGTACGCGGCGACGGCGGCCTTCGACAAGGTCGTCGAGTCCGCGCGGAACTCCTTCGCGGACTTCGTCGACACGGTGGCCCCCTGGCGCTCCTCCGCCACCCCGGCCGCCGAACTCGCTGCCTACGTCGTGTGGTCCGCGACCGTACGCCCGGCGGGCCTCGTCACCCGGCCCGCCGTCCTGATGTCCAAGCACTGGATGGACAAGGTCTGGAGCTGGGACCACTGCTTCAACGCCCTCGCCCTGGCCCCCGGGTGCCCCGAACTGGCCCGGGACCAGTTCCACCTGCCCTTCGACCACCAGGACGAGACCGGGGCACTGCCCGACTCGGTCACCCACTCCGAGGTCCTCCACAACTTCGTCAAACCACCCATCCACGGTTGGGCCTTCGCCCGGCTGCGCCGTCGGCTGACCACGCCCCCGGACCGGGCGGAACTGGCCGGGACGTACGACAGGCTGGGACGCTGGACGGAGTTCTGGCTCACCGCACGACGCGCCCCCGGTGCCGCACTGCCCCACTACCAGCACGGCAACGACAGCGGCTGGGACAACGCCACCACCTTCGACCCCGAACGCGTGGTCGTCACCGCGGACCTGGCCGCCTTCCTGGTCCTCCAACTGCGCGAACTCGCCGCGCTGGCAACGCACTTGGACAGGCCGGACGAGGCCCGTCGATGGACCCTCACGGCCGAGGCGACGCAGGCGGCGATGTTCGACGAGCTCTGGACAGGTGACCGGTTCGTCGCGCGGGGGGTCGCGAGCGGCGACACCTGGCACAGTGCCGGCCTCCTCGACCTGATGCCCATCGTGCTGGGAGAGCATCTGCCGGACGACGTCAGCGGTGTGCTGGCCGACCGCATCGAGGCCCACCTGACTCCGTACGGCCTGGCCACCGAACTGCCGACCTCGCCGCACTACCTCGCCGACGGCTACTGGCGCGGGCCGATCTGGGCCCCCGCCACGGTCCTCGTCGAGGACGGCCTGCGCCGTGGCGGCCACCACCGGCTGGCCGACGAGATCAGCGCCCGTTTTCGTGCCCTGTGCGAGACCCACGGCTTCGCGGAGAACTTCGACGCCCTGACCGGAACGGGTCTGCGCGACCGTGCCTACACCTGGACCGCCAGCAGCTACCTCCTCCTCGCCGAAGCCCACGAGAATCCGCAGGCGCGGGATTCCTGA
- a CDS encoding CdaR family transcriptional regulator, protein MLSPSLAQEIAGDTSAVIGFNVLITDAEGMVIGSGDSSRVGSFHEASVEVIRTQEPATHNASQALRLRGVRPGVTLPLVTHGQAVGTVGITGTPAQVRRFGLLVKRQTEILLRESVMLRSRLLAERAAEKLLADIASYDPQVVEGDFLLFRAAELGFDLRLRRVAVAFEVTVAEPGSRRPGAPARDMALVRSELLRTVREVFADPQDIVATTAPGWIGVLHRLRTDRPTPSLVADCRRVADVIAAQSSLTARAGIGEPADSLGALHDSYQDACDALHLTARRTNGSPAHPTPRGASGAPVHLISGLRIHQVLAAVGQPARSRLLAVTAAGLRAQPDWPVLRDTITAWCEGGFNLVRAAEALHVHRNTVVYRMQKIEQLTGRPLRDHRTTMALYLACLSDQLGRAAETPGT, encoded by the coding sequence GTGCTGAGCCCGTCACTCGCGCAGGAGATCGCCGGGGACACGTCCGCGGTCATCGGTTTCAACGTGCTGATCACCGATGCGGAGGGCATGGTCATCGGCAGCGGCGACAGCAGCCGGGTCGGCTCCTTCCACGAGGCCTCCGTCGAGGTGATCCGCACCCAGGAACCGGCCACGCACAACGCCTCGCAGGCGTTACGGCTACGGGGTGTGCGCCCCGGAGTCACCCTGCCGCTGGTCACGCACGGCCAGGCGGTGGGCACGGTCGGGATCACCGGAACCCCCGCCCAGGTGCGGCGTTTCGGCCTGCTGGTGAAGCGTCAGACGGAGATCCTGCTGCGGGAGTCGGTGATGCTGCGGTCCCGTCTGCTCGCCGAGCGGGCGGCGGAGAAGCTGCTCGCCGACATCGCCTCGTACGACCCCCAGGTGGTCGAGGGCGACTTCCTGCTCTTCCGGGCCGCCGAGCTGGGCTTCGACCTGCGGCTCCGCCGGGTCGCGGTGGCGTTCGAGGTGACCGTCGCCGAGCCGGGCAGCCGCCGGCCCGGCGCACCGGCCCGGGACATGGCGCTGGTCCGCTCGGAACTGCTCCGCACGGTCCGCGAGGTCTTCGCCGACCCCCAGGACATCGTCGCCACGACGGCTCCCGGCTGGATCGGCGTGCTGCACCGGCTCCGGACCGACCGGCCGACGCCGTCCCTGGTCGCCGACTGCCGCCGGGTCGCCGATGTCATCGCCGCGCAGAGCTCCCTCACCGCGCGCGCCGGGATCGGTGAACCGGCCGACTCCCTCGGCGCCCTCCACGACTCCTACCAGGACGCCTGCGACGCGCTCCATCTGACGGCCCGGCGGACGAACGGCTCCCCCGCCCACCCGACGCCCCGTGGGGCGAGCGGCGCCCCGGTCCACCTGATCTCCGGTCTGCGGATCCACCAGGTCCTGGCGGCGGTGGGCCAGCCCGCCCGCAGCCGGCTGCTCGCGGTGACCGCCGCCGGTCTGCGGGCCCAGCCGGACTGGCCGGTGCTCCGCGACACGATCACCGCATGGTGCGAGGGCGGCTTCAATCTCGTGCGGGCGGCCGAGGCACTGCACGTCCACCGCAACACCGTGGTCTACCGCATGCAGAAGATCGAGCAGCTCACCGGCCGCCCACTGCGCGACCATCGCACGACGATGGCTCTGTATCTCGCCTGCCTGTCCGACCAGTTGGGCAGGGCCGCCGAGACGCCCGGGACCTGA